Below is a genomic region from Jiangella gansuensis DSM 44835.
CGCTGCGTGGCCGTACCGCTCTCGGGGCTCAAGCTGCCGGCGTCCATCAGCGTCTCCGCACCGGCCTCGCGGCTGGAGCTCGACGACATCCCCAAGGTCGCCGGAGCCCTCACCCAGGTGGCCGCCGAACTCGCCGCGGCCGACCGCTGAGCCGGGTCGGGGGCGGGTCCGGCCGGCGTCGCCCGCGCAGGCGTCACCCACGCACCGCCGCCACGACGTCGATCTCGAACTTGATCTGTTCGGTCAGGCAGTTGGCGATGGTCGTGCGGGCCGGCAGCGGCGGCGCGAAGTAGTCGCGGTACCGGGCGTTGAACTCGCCCAGGTGCGCGGGGTCGTGCACGTAGGCGCCGACCTTGACCACGTCGCTCAGATCGAGGCCATGGGCGGCCAGGACGCGCTCGACGTTGCGGATGGACCGGTCCATCTCCTCGGCGAACGTGCCCGGCACGATCGTCCCGGACTCGTCCACCGACGCCTGGCCGGAGACGAAGACCAGCCCGCCGGCCACCACGGCGGCGGTGAAGTTGGCGGTGTTCCCGTCGGGGTTCGTGGGGGTGGGGTCGGTCATGTCGCTCCTGTCGAGTTCGCTGGTGTGGCCGTCATGGGGTTCAGATGATCCAGGCGTGCCAGTTCTCCGGCGCGGTGACGGCTCCGCTGTCGCGCAGGCGTTCGAGGGCGGGGCCGATCTCGCGGACCAGGCCCCAGTGCTCCCGGAGGGTAGCCGGGACCAGGTAGGCGGGTGCGCCGGCGGCGGTGGCGCGCATCAGGTCGACGCCGCGAGCGGTCAGCTCGCCGGCGGCGTCCGGACCGTCGCCGGGGTCGCGGGCGGCGGCGAGCAGGTCGAGCAGCAGGCCCAGCGAGCCGGC
It encodes:
- a CDS encoding RidA family protein, giving the protein MTDPTPTNPDGNTANFTAAVVAGGLVFVSGQASVDESGTIVPGTFAEEMDRSIRNVERVLAAHGLDLSDVVKVGAYVHDPAHLGEFNARYRDYFAPPLPARTTIANCLTEQIKFEIDVVAAVRG